One window of Candidatus Methanoperedens sp. genomic DNA carries:
- the trxB gene encoding thioredoxin-disulfide reductase, translating to MRIMLYDVVIIGGGPAGLTAGVYVKRAMLKALLIERTGVGGQIIITDLVENYPGFLEISGADLARKFEEHAQKFELEMKSMVEVSEIEDRANIKIVKTTAGDIETKTVIIASGTTPKKLGTQGELEFTGRGVSYCATCDGFFFRDKVVVVIGGGDSAITEAIFLTKMAKKVYIVHRRDKLRAEKINQEHAFANPRISFVWDSVIEEIAGKNTVEKVIVRNVKTNATSEIRTDGVFIYVGLIPNTAFANVEKDERGFIIANDKMETSIKGIFVAGDCRVTPLRQIATAVGDGAIAAVSAEKYIEGL from the coding sequence ATGAGAATTATGTTATATGATGTGGTTATAATCGGAGGTGGACCTGCGGGTCTCACGGCAGGGGTATATGTAAAACGCGCTATGCTAAAAGCGCTGTTAATTGAAAGAACGGGTGTCGGAGGGCAGATAATTATTACCGACCTTGTTGAGAACTATCCGGGATTCCTTGAGATATCCGGGGCAGACCTTGCAAGGAAGTTCGAGGAGCATGCGCAGAAATTCGAGCTTGAAATGAAAAGCATGGTCGAGGTCAGCGAGATCGAGGACAGGGCAAATATAAAAATAGTGAAAACAACAGCTGGGGACATCGAGACAAAGACCGTAATAATTGCATCGGGCACTACACCAAAAAAATTGGGAACACAGGGGGAACTTGAGTTTACAGGAAGAGGAGTTTCATATTGCGCTACATGCGACGGTTTTTTTTTCAGGGACAAGGTTGTAGTGGTAATCGGGGGAGGAGATTCTGCAATCACGGAAGCCATTTTCCTGACAAAGATGGCAAAGAAGGTATATATTGTGCACAGGCGGGATAAGCTTCGCGCAGAAAAGATAAATCAGGAGCATGCTTTTGCGAATCCCAGGATAAGCTTTGTCTGGGATTCTGTTATAGAAGAAATAGCCGGCAAGAACACAGTCGAGAAGGTAATTGTCAGGAATGTGAAGACAAACGCAACATCGGAAATAAGAACTGACGGGGTTTTCATATACGTCGGGCTTATCCCCAACACCGCTTTTGCTAATGTTGAAAAAGACGAGAGGGGATTTATAATTGCAAACGATAAAATGGAAACCTCAATCAAGGGCATTTTCGTAGCCGGGGACTGCAGGGTCACACCCCTGCGCCAGATAGCTACTGCGGTGGGCGATGGGGCGATCGCCGCAGTCTCTGCAGAAAAATATATAGAAGGGTTATAG
- the rimI gene encoding ribosomal protein S18-alanine N-acetyltransferase, which yields MIIIRKFKPSDFQWVIDIERMVFDEHDPYLYMQFYETNPDGFLVAEINGIVVGYIAGFLASLEVGRIFSLAVHPAYQNRSIGSYLLKEIINTFRRERVLEIILEVRLSNLKAQKFYEKHGFYQTGIIEKYYDNEENACLMRLEIHPEI from the coding sequence TTGATAATCATACGAAAATTCAAGCCCTCCGATTTCCAGTGGGTCATTGATATTGAGAGGATGGTGTTTGATGAGCATGACCCTTATCTTTACATGCAGTTCTATGAGACAAACCCTGACGGTTTTCTCGTAGCTGAAATCAATGGCATTGTGGTAGGCTACATTGCAGGTTTTCTGGCGTCTTTAGAAGTAGGACGCATATTTTCCCTTGCGGTACACCCTGCATATCAAAACCGCAGCATAGGGAGCTATCTTTTGAAAGAGATAATCAATACCTTTCGCAGGGAAAGGGTTCTTGAAATTATTCTCGAGGTACGCTTGAGCAATCTCAAAGCCCAAAAATTCTACGAAAAGCATGGGTTTTACCAGACCGGAATTATTGAAAAATACTATGATAATGAAGAAAACGCATGTTTGATGAGACTGGAAATACACCCTGAGATTTAA
- a CDS encoding adenylosuccinate synthase — translation MFTIITGVQFGDEGKGKIVDMLAKDYDIVARFQGGDNAGHTVVAEGKTYKLHLIPSGVLFDARLLIGPGTVMNPRILMDEIAMLAENGVEVTPSKLGIDAKTSIIMPYHVALDTLRESKRAVKIGTTSRGIGFAYIDKVGRDEIQMVDIADENRFRKRLEEIAPQKENAIKELGGDMKIARSEVDEYIEIGKKLKPYITDVSKEINHALKKGSKVLAEGAQGTHLDIIHGTQKFVTSSSTIAGSACAALGVGPMKVDRVIGVVKAYITRVGEGPLPTEQENEIGKHLREKGGEFGTTTGRPRRCGWFDLPLAEKSINLNGYTSMALTKLDVLTGLNPLKLCIGYEIEGKQLDYPPLLSDEIARCEPIYIELPGWKEDIQDAESFPELPENSRLYVELLEELMGVNIEYVSVGPGRKQTFMK, via the coding sequence ATGTTCACCATAATCACAGGCGTGCAGTTCGGAGACGAGGGGAAGGGCAAGATCGTTGATATGCTCGCAAAAGACTACGATATTGTGGCGCGCTTCCAGGGCGGGGATAATGCCGGGCATACCGTGGTGGCTGAAGGAAAAACCTACAAACTTCATCTTATTCCTTCAGGCGTGCTTTTCGATGCCCGCCTGCTGATAGGCCCCGGCACTGTCATGAATCCCAGGATTCTGATGGATGAAATCGCCATGCTTGCAGAAAATGGGGTGGAAGTGACGCCTTCAAAGCTCGGAATTGATGCAAAGACAAGCATCATAATGCCTTATCATGTGGCGCTTGACACTCTTCGAGAATCAAAACGCGCCGTGAAAATCGGGACAACGAGCAGGGGAATCGGTTTTGCTTATATAGATAAAGTGGGACGTGATGAGATACAGATGGTGGACATAGCGGATGAAAACAGGTTCAGGAAGCGGCTTGAAGAGATCGCCCCCCAAAAGGAAAATGCCATAAAAGAATTGGGCGGGGACATGAAAATTGCACGCTCTGAGGTCGATGAATACATAGAAATCGGAAAGAAATTAAAACCATACATCACGGATGTATCAAAAGAGATAAACCATGCCTTAAAGAAAGGAAGTAAAGTACTCGCAGAAGGGGCGCAGGGAACTCATCTTGATATAATACACGGCACGCAGAAATTCGTCACTTCCTCAAGCACAATCGCGGGTTCTGCCTGCGCTGCACTCGGGGTCGGTCCCATGAAAGTGGATAGGGTAATCGGGGTCGTCAAAGCTTATATAACGCGTGTGGGGGAAGGACCTCTACCCACAGAGCAGGAAAACGAAATCGGTAAGCACCTGCGTGAAAAAGGCGGCGAATTCGGCACAACCACGGGCAGACCGCGAAGGTGCGGGTGGTTTGACCTGCCGCTTGCAGAAAAATCCATCAACCTCAATGGATACACAAGCATGGCTCTCACCAAGCTCGATGTACTCACAGGGCTTAATCCTTTGAAGCTGTGCATAGGATATGAAATTGAAGGAAAGCAGCTTGATTATCCTCCTCTTCTTTCCGATGAAATCGCTCGATGCGAACCTATTTATATCGAATTGCCCGGGTGGAAAGAGGATATCCAGGACGCTGAAAGTTTCCCCGAACTTCCAGAAAATTCCAGGCTGTATGTCGAATTGCTCGAAGAATTAATGGGTGTTAATATTGAATATGTTTCTGTGGGTCCGGGCAGAAAGCAAACTTTTATGAAATGA
- a CDS encoding DUF5788 family protein codes for MNRRMENQEEPNLDDYISEEEREHLLAGLHRFLVWVGEKIPEEVEVNGKSIKLHELIWRCVHKKELTEEEKKRLLDLVQLLETKEKHDEEFLHKANLTHEEAKRLYDESASLIRAIMDLRECESGKIKLKESRDEIRQKIDDARRWIGFLKNIGKKN; via the coding sequence ATGAATAGAAGAATGGAAAACCAAGAAGAGCCCAATCTGGATGATTACATATCCGAGGAAGAAAGGGAGCACTTGCTTGCCGGATTGCACAGATTCCTTGTATGGGTAGGCGAGAAAATACCTGAGGAAGTTGAAGTAAATGGAAAAAGCATTAAACTTCACGAACTGATATGGCGATGCGTACATAAAAAAGAGCTCACAGAAGAGGAAAAAAAGCGACTTTTAGATTTAGTTCAATTACTGGAAACAAAAGAGAAACACGATGAAGAGTTTCTTCATAAAGCCAACCTAACCCATGAAGAGGCAAAAAGATTATACGACGAATCTGCAAGCCTGATCCGTGCTATAATGGATTTGAGAGAATGCGAATCAGGTAAAATAAAATTAAAAGAATCAAGAGATGAAATAAGACAGAAAATCGATGATGCACGACGATGGATAGGTTTTTTGAAAAACATAGGTAAAAAAAATTAA
- the truD gene encoding tRNA pseudouridine(13) synthase TruD: protein MGVSLYYTRTPGIGGLIRQQIEDFCVEELTNRVETTNGKYLIVELSKKNWDIHHLVRDLSRILRISQNRFGWAGTKDKRALTKQKISIWDIGEADIDRVRLKDVELAAIGRSNKKISLGDLWGNRFRITVRNIELSKEETLSRVKAITQELERGAPNFFGVQRFGETRPVTHVVGEAIARGNFKEAALTYIARAFDGEPLEIKKARQFVEDTRDFKEGLKLFPVRFQFERAMMNHLIAHPDDYTGAFRVLSPKLQAMFLHAYQSYIFNIILSRRIGCGMSIYEAYDGDIVCFKNEMGLPDTSRLQKVTKDNLDGINNLINRGRAFATAPLLGYETQFAEGAPGEIERAVVRELNVEPEGFKVPNMPELSSKGLRREIILPFKPEFSVGEDDVNEGKTKLTLEFSLQKGSYATTVLREYMKK, encoded by the coding sequence ATTGGCGTGAGTTTGTATTACACCAGGACTCCAGGAATCGGAGGGCTCATACGCCAGCAAATTGAGGATTTTTGTGTCGAAGAGCTTACAAACAGGGTCGAAACCACGAATGGTAAATACCTGATAGTAGAACTCTCAAAAAAAAACTGGGATATTCATCATCTCGTGCGCGATCTTTCCAGAATATTAAGGATAAGCCAGAACAGGTTTGGCTGGGCAGGTACCAAGGACAAGCGCGCCCTGACAAAACAGAAAATAAGCATATGGGATATTGGCGAAGCTGACATAGACAGGGTGCGATTGAAGGACGTGGAGCTTGCGGCAATAGGGCGCTCGAATAAAAAAATAAGCCTCGGAGACCTGTGGGGGAACCGCTTTAGAATCACGGTAAGAAATATAGAGCTTTCAAAGGAAGAGACGCTTTCACGGGTAAAAGCCATAACGCAGGAACTTGAGCGGGGCGCGCCGAATTTCTTTGGCGTGCAGAGGTTCGGGGAGACCAGACCCGTGACGCATGTGGTGGGCGAAGCTATCGCGAGAGGAAATTTCAAGGAGGCTGCGCTTACGTATATAGCAAGAGCTTTCGATGGCGAACCTCTGGAAATAAAAAAAGCGCGCCAGTTTGTTGAGGATACGAGGGACTTTAAGGAGGGGCTGAAGTTATTCCCTGTTCGTTTCCAGTTCGAGAGGGCGATGATGAACCACCTGATTGCCCATCCTGATGATTACACCGGAGCTTTCAGGGTATTATCCCCGAAATTACAGGCAATGTTCCTCCACGCCTACCAGTCCTATATTTTCAACATTATCCTTAGCAGGCGTATTGGCTGTGGGATGTCGATATATGAGGCATATGATGGCGATATCGTTTGTTTTAAGAATGAAATGGGCTTGCCTGATACTTCGCGTCTCCAGAAGGTCACAAAGGATAATCTGGATGGGATAAATAATCTCATAAACAGGGGAAGGGCATTTGCGACTGCGCCGCTTTTGGGGTATGAAACACAGTTTGCAGAAGGCGCGCCGGGCGAGATTGAGCGGGCTGTGGTCAGAGAGTTAAATGTCGAGCCAGAAGGTTTCAAAGTCCCTAACATGCCTGAACTGTCATCAAAGGGGCTGCGAAGGGAGATTATTTTGCCTTTCAAGCCTGAATTCAGCGTTGGAGAGGATGATGTTAATGAGGGGAAGACAAAGCTTACCCTTGAGTTCTCTTTGCAAAAAGGGAGTTATGCAACCACTGTTTTGAGAGAGTATATGAAGAAATAA